The Mesorhizobium sp. B1-1-8 genome contains a region encoding:
- a CDS encoding helix-turn-helix transcriptional regulator, protein MRRADRLFQIVQHLRGGRLVTAQKLGTWLEVSERTIYRDIADLQSTGVPIDGEAGVGYMMREGFDLPPLMFTRDEIVALVAGARMVRAFGGAAMARAADEALVKIGAVLPDAEKDRIARTEIHTPMWVVSDAAREAIDLIERAVEKRQVLTIDYSDEAGRSTARDIRPLGLWFWGKVWTLVAWCEMRDDFRAFRIDRIASVVIAGRIFKPERGKQLADFYRAVERSEDYGMAPDRAART, encoded by the coding sequence ATGCGTCGTGCCGACAGGCTCTTCCAGATTGTGCAGCATCTGCGGGGTGGCCGATTGGTCACCGCCCAGAAGCTCGGCACCTGGCTCGAGGTTTCCGAGCGAACCATCTATCGCGACATTGCCGACCTGCAGTCGACCGGCGTGCCGATCGACGGCGAGGCGGGCGTCGGCTACATGATGAGGGAGGGTTTCGACCTTCCGCCGCTGATGTTCACGCGTGACGAGATCGTGGCGCTGGTTGCCGGCGCCCGCATGGTGCGCGCCTTCGGCGGCGCCGCGATGGCAAGGGCCGCCGACGAGGCGCTGGTCAAGATCGGCGCCGTTTTGCCCGACGCCGAAAAGGACCGCATCGCCCGCACCGAAATCCACACCCCGATGTGGGTGGTGAGCGACGCCGCGCGCGAAGCAATCGATCTCATCGAGCGCGCCGTCGAGAAGCGCCAGGTGCTGACCATCGACTATTCCGACGAGGCCGGCCGCAGCACCGCGCGAGACATCAGGCCGCTCGGCCTGTGGTTCTGGGGCAAGGTCTGGACCCTGGTCGCATGGTGCGAGATGCGCGACGATTTTCGCGCCTTCCGCATCGACCGCATCGCCTCGGTGGTCATCGCCGGCCGCATCTTCAAGCCGGAACGCGGCAAGCAGCTTGCCGATTTCTACCGCGCCGTGGAACGCAGCGAGGACTACGGCATGGCGCCCGACAGGGCGGCGCGGACGTAA
- a CDS encoding DUF1013 domain-containing protein, producing MANTLLMPKATAVWLVDNTALSFEQIAQFCGLHPLEVKAIADGESAQGIKGMDPVMTGQLTRDEIARAEKDPNHRLKLSDPKVRVPESKRKGPRYTPLSKRQDRPNAILWLVRNHPELKDAQIARLVGTTKSTIEQIRERKHWNSANLQPMDPVTLGLASQIDLDMEVNRASRGREQAQPAAGDTLLPAALTERLVPAPEKPKDEDQELDANAVFAKLSALKSKNKDEDEE from the coding sequence ATGGCCAATACGCTGCTGATGCCCAAGGCGACCGCCGTCTGGCTGGTCGACAATACCGCGCTCTCCTTCGAGCAGATCGCGCAGTTCTGCGGGCTGCATCCGCTCGAGGTCAAGGCGATCGCCGACGGCGAGTCGGCGCAAGGCATCAAGGGCATGGACCCGGTGATGACCGGCCAGCTGACGCGTGACGAGATCGCGCGTGCCGAGAAGGATCCGAACCACCGGCTGAAGCTGTCGGACCCCAAGGTGCGGGTGCCGGAATCGAAGCGCAAGGGCCCGCGCTACACGCCGCTGTCGAAGCGCCAGGACCGGCCGAACGCCATCCTGTGGTTGGTGCGCAATCATCCCGAGCTCAAGGACGCCCAGATTGCCCGCCTCGTCGGCACCACCAAGTCGACGATCGAGCAGATCCGCGAGCGCAAGCACTGGAATTCGGCCAATCTGCAGCCGATGGATCCGGTGACGCTGGGTCTCGCCTCGCAGATCGACCTCGACATGGAAGTCAACCGGGCCTCGCGCGGCCGCGAGCAGGCCCAGCCCGCCGCCGGCGACACGCTGCTGCCGGCGGCGCTGACCGAGCGGCTGGTTCCGGCGCCGGAAAAGCCGAAGGACGAGGATCAAGAGCTTGACGCCAATGCCGTCTTCGCCAAGCTTTCGGCGCTGAAGTCGAAGAACAAGGACGAAGACGAAGAGTGA
- a CDS encoding NAD(P)H-quinone oxidoreductase, protein MANEHKIPAKMTAIAIAQPGGPRVLKPETRDVPMPGPGEILIRVHAAGVNRPDVQQRKGAYSPPPGASDLPGLEASGEVAALGDDVSRWRIGDRVCALTPGGGYAEYVKVHAGSVLPLPAGFTHTEAAAVPENYFTVWHNVFERGGLKRGETLLVHGGSSGIGTTAIQLASVFGAYVVTTAGSKEKCDACLKLGADRAINYREEDFVAQVKDATGGKGADVILDMVGGDYVARNYEAAAVEGRIVQIAVQAGAVASADFSKIMVKRLTHTGSTLRPRSVEFKAAIAAALEAQVWPLLGTRKVAPVMDMIFPLTEAWRAHERLEEGELIGKIVLDVG, encoded by the coding sequence ATGGCGAACGAACACAAGATTCCGGCGAAGATGACCGCGATCGCGATCGCGCAGCCCGGCGGCCCGAGGGTGCTGAAGCCGGAAACCAGGGATGTGCCGATGCCTGGTCCGGGTGAAATCCTGATCCGGGTGCATGCGGCCGGCGTCAACCGGCCCGACGTGCAGCAGCGCAAGGGCGCCTATTCGCCGCCGCCTGGCGCCTCGGACCTGCCGGGCCTCGAGGCCTCAGGCGAGGTTGCGGCGCTCGGCGACGATGTCTCGCGCTGGCGTATCGGCGACCGCGTCTGCGCGCTGACGCCGGGCGGGGGCTATGCCGAATATGTCAAGGTGCATGCCGGCAGCGTGCTGCCGCTGCCTGCCGGCTTCACCCACACGGAAGCCGCCGCGGTGCCGGAGAACTATTTCACCGTCTGGCACAATGTGTTCGAGCGCGGCGGCCTGAAGCGCGGCGAAACGCTGCTCGTCCACGGCGGCTCATCCGGCATCGGCACCACGGCGATCCAGCTGGCCTCGGTGTTCGGCGCCTATGTCGTCACCACCGCCGGCAGCAAGGAGAAGTGCGACGCCTGCCTGAAGCTCGGCGCCGACCGGGCGATCAACTATCGCGAGGAGGATTTCGTCGCTCAAGTGAAAGACGCAACCGGCGGCAAGGGCGCCGACGTCATCCTCGACATGGTCGGCGGCGATTATGTCGCGCGCAATTACGAGGCGGCCGCCGTCGAAGGCCGCATCGTCCAGATCGCCGTGCAGGCCGGCGCCGTGGCCAGCGCCGACTTCTCCAAAATCATGGTCAAGCGTCTCACCCACACCGGCTCGACGCTTCGGCCGCGCAGCGTCGAGTTCAAGGCGGCCATCGCCGCTGCCCTCGAGGCACAGGTGTGGCCGCTGCTCGGCACCCGCAAAGTCGCTCCGGTCATGGACATGATCTTCCCGCTGACGGAAGCCTGGCGGGCGCATGAGCGGCTGGAAGAGGGCGAGCTCATCGGCAAGATCGTGCTCGACGTCGGGTGA
- a CDS encoding DUF1192 domain-containing protein: protein MAIFDDEPKKKPRPHEIGQDLSLLSVDDLSERIALLRDEIVRLEAERQARGATKSAAEALFRRG, encoded by the coding sequence ATGGCGATCTTCGACGACGAACCCAAGAAGAAGCCGCGCCCGCACGAGATCGGGCAGGATCTGTCGCTGCTTTCCGTCGACGATCTGTCCGAGCGCATTGCCCTGTTGCGCGACGAGATCGTCCGGCTGGAGGCCGAGCGGCAGGCCAGGGGCGCCACCAAATCCGCCGCCGAGGCGCTGTTTCGCCGCGGATAA
- a CDS encoding DUF1127 domain-containing protein, with protein MNPIRAFRNWRMYNETVRELNKLNARQLSDLGINRGDIERIARQAL; from the coding sequence ATGAACCCGATCCGCGCTTTCCGTAACTGGCGCATGTACAACGAGACCGTGCGCGAGCTGAACAAGCTCAATGCCCGTCAGCTGAGCGACCTCGGCATCAACCGCGGCGACATCGAGCGAATCGCCCGCCAGGCTCTTTGA